A section of the Xiphias gladius isolate SHS-SW01 ecotype Sanya breed wild chromosome 8, ASM1685928v1, whole genome shotgun sequence genome encodes:
- the mpi gene encoding mannose-6-phosphate isomerase isoform X1, which yields MEEVRVFPLTCAVQNYAWGKSGLDSEVAKLVIGGDPLAVVEDGKPYAELWMGAHPKGDAQIKDNRIAQTTLGQWIAHFPACLGSKVKDTFQGQLPFLFKVLSVNTALSIQAHPNRELAARLHAQFPEHYPDNNHKPEMAIALTRFQGLCGFRPVEEILGYLKCVPEFHALVGYEAADDLRSSIGDAVHTSQAMKKCFTRMMNCEKKVFVDQLNMLVKRVTEEGAAGKDTSSSNGDLLLRLHSQYPGDIGCFSIYFLNHIVLDPGQAMFLGASEPHAYLYGDCIECMACSDNTVRAGLTPKYIDVNTLCEMLNYSPAPASSKIFPCVQDASDPCVSLYDPPVPDFTVMRIQVPASVKQYTLAPVDSASILLVIEGDATATSAAALSDVTLRRGTVLFISANESVSLHVTCPSGMNMFRACCLL from the exons ATGGAGGAAGTGAGAG TGTTTCCCCTGACCTGTGCTGTGCAAAATTATGCGTGGGGGAAGAGTGGGTTGGACAGCGAGGTGGCCAAACTGGTGATTGGTGGGGACCCACTAGCTGTCGTTGAGGATGGCAAGCCCTATGCAGAG TTGTGGATGGGTGCCCATCCAAAAGGTGATGCCCAGATTAAAGACAACAGGATCGCACAGACCACGCTGGGCCAGTGGATCGCCCACTTCCCGGCCTGCCTGGGCTCCAAGGTTAAAGACACATTCCAGGGTCAGCTGCCCTTCCTCTTCAAAGTCCTCTCTGTCAATACAGCTTTGTCCATACAGGCCCATCCCAACAGG GAGTTAGCCGCTCGTCTCCATGCTCAGTTTCCCGAGCACTATCCAGACAACAACCACAAGCCAGAGATGGCCATCGCTCTCACCCGCTTCCAGGGCCTCTGTGGCTTCAGACCAGTGGAGGAGATCCTCGGATACCTTAAAT GTGTCCCAGAGTTCCATGCTCTGGTGGGGTACGAGGCGGCGGATGACTTGCGAAGCAGCATTGGAGATGCAGTTCATACGAGTCAGGCAATGAAGAAGTGCTTCACCAGGATGATGAACTGTGAGAAGAAGGTGTTCGTAGACCAGCTTAACATGCTGGTGAAGAGAGTCACTGAAGAGG GTGCAGCAGGGAAGGACACGTCAAGCAGCAACGGTGACCTGTTGCTCCGTCTCCACTCCCAGTATCCTGGAGACATCGGCTGCTTCTCCATCTACTTCCTCAATCACATCGTCCTGGATCCGGGCCAGGCCATGTTCCTGGGAGCCAGTGAGCCTCACGCTTATCTTTATGGAG aCTGTATCGAGTGTATGGCCTGCTCAGACAACACGGTGAGGGCCGGCCTCACGCCGAAATACATCGACGTCAACACTCTGTGTGAAATGCTGAACTATAGCCCTGCGCCCGCCAGCTCCAAAATCTTCCCATGTGTCCAGGATGCTTCAGACCCCTGTGTGTCCCTGTACGACCCCCCAGTGCCAGACTTCACTGTCATGAGGATACAG GTCCCAGCCTCGGTGAAGCAGTACACCTTGGCTCCAGTCGACAGTGCCAGCATCCTCCTGGTCATCGAAGGCGATGCCACGGCAACCTCCGCCGCTGCTCTCTCTGATGTCACACTGAGGCGGGGCACCGTCCTGTTTATCTCGGCCAATGAGAGCGTCTCCCTGCACGTCACCTGCCCGTCAGGGATGAACATGTTTCGAGCCTGCTGCCTCCTGTAG
- the mpi gene encoding mannose-6-phosphate isomerase isoform X2 codes for MMFPLTCAVQNYAWGKSGLDSEVAKLVIGGDPLAVVEDGKPYAELWMGAHPKGDAQIKDNRIAQTTLGQWIAHFPACLGSKVKDTFQGQLPFLFKVLSVNTALSIQAHPNRELAARLHAQFPEHYPDNNHKPEMAIALTRFQGLCGFRPVEEILGYLKCVPEFHALVGYEAADDLRSSIGDAVHTSQAMKKCFTRMMNCEKKVFVDQLNMLVKRVTEEGAAGKDTSSSNGDLLLRLHSQYPGDIGCFSIYFLNHIVLDPGQAMFLGASEPHAYLYGDCIECMACSDNTVRAGLTPKYIDVNTLCEMLNYSPAPASSKIFPCVQDASDPCVSLYDPPVPDFTVMRIQVPASVKQYTLAPVDSASILLVIEGDATATSAAALSDVTLRRGTVLFISANESVSLHVTCPSGMNMFRACCLL; via the exons ATGA TGTTTCCCCTGACCTGTGCTGTGCAAAATTATGCGTGGGGGAAGAGTGGGTTGGACAGCGAGGTGGCCAAACTGGTGATTGGTGGGGACCCACTAGCTGTCGTTGAGGATGGCAAGCCCTATGCAGAG TTGTGGATGGGTGCCCATCCAAAAGGTGATGCCCAGATTAAAGACAACAGGATCGCACAGACCACGCTGGGCCAGTGGATCGCCCACTTCCCGGCCTGCCTGGGCTCCAAGGTTAAAGACACATTCCAGGGTCAGCTGCCCTTCCTCTTCAAAGTCCTCTCTGTCAATACAGCTTTGTCCATACAGGCCCATCCCAACAGG GAGTTAGCCGCTCGTCTCCATGCTCAGTTTCCCGAGCACTATCCAGACAACAACCACAAGCCAGAGATGGCCATCGCTCTCACCCGCTTCCAGGGCCTCTGTGGCTTCAGACCAGTGGAGGAGATCCTCGGATACCTTAAAT GTGTCCCAGAGTTCCATGCTCTGGTGGGGTACGAGGCGGCGGATGACTTGCGAAGCAGCATTGGAGATGCAGTTCATACGAGTCAGGCAATGAAGAAGTGCTTCACCAGGATGATGAACTGTGAGAAGAAGGTGTTCGTAGACCAGCTTAACATGCTGGTGAAGAGAGTCACTGAAGAGG GTGCAGCAGGGAAGGACACGTCAAGCAGCAACGGTGACCTGTTGCTCCGTCTCCACTCCCAGTATCCTGGAGACATCGGCTGCTTCTCCATCTACTTCCTCAATCACATCGTCCTGGATCCGGGCCAGGCCATGTTCCTGGGAGCCAGTGAGCCTCACGCTTATCTTTATGGAG aCTGTATCGAGTGTATGGCCTGCTCAGACAACACGGTGAGGGCCGGCCTCACGCCGAAATACATCGACGTCAACACTCTGTGTGAAATGCTGAACTATAGCCCTGCGCCCGCCAGCTCCAAAATCTTCCCATGTGTCCAGGATGCTTCAGACCCCTGTGTGTCCCTGTACGACCCCCCAGTGCCAGACTTCACTGTCATGAGGATACAG GTCCCAGCCTCGGTGAAGCAGTACACCTTGGCTCCAGTCGACAGTGCCAGCATCCTCCTGGTCATCGAAGGCGATGCCACGGCAACCTCCGCCGCTGCTCTCTCTGATGTCACACTGAGGCGGGGCACCGTCCTGTTTATCTCGGCCAATGAGAGCGTCTCCCTGCACGTCACCTGCCCGTCAGGGATGAACATGTTTCGAGCCTGCTGCCTCCTGTAG
- the scamp2 gene encoding secretory carrier-associated membrane protein 2, translated as MSEFDSNPFAEPASDNPFNDPSVTQMTNSSVEPVDQYNPFPAQTTGGLATHTAPASTSPYQPAVLQPSTEPSPQATAAAAQANLLRQQEELERKAAELDRREQELQSRGPTGKENNWPPLPRSFPIKPCFYQDFSEEIPLEYQRVCKMMYYLWMFNCVTLFLNLLACLAYFTIGTNYGVDFGLSILWLVLFAPCSFLCWYRPVYKAFKTDSSFSFFFFFFVFFCQVVIFIIQSVGIPGWGNSGWISAFSVIREYKAVGAIMIIVAILFTMCAVLSVILLKMVHSMYRRTGASFQKAQQEFSQGVLTSKTFQTAASGAASSAAQGAFQGNN; from the exons atgtcGGAATTTGATAGTAACCCGTTCGCAGAGCCTGCCAGCGACAACCCTTTCAAT GATCCTTCTGTCACACAAATGACCAACTCCAGCGTAGAACCAGTTGACCAGTACAACCCTTTTCCTGCCCAGACCACA ggTGGCCTAGCGACTCATACAGCTCCAGCCTCCACCTCACCCTACCAGCCCGCTGTGTTACAGCCTTCTACAGAGCCCAGCCCACAG GcgactgctgctgcagctcaggCCAACCTGCTgaggcagcaggaggagctggagagaaaAGCTGCTGAGCTGGACCGCAGAGAGCAGGAGCTGCAGAGCAGAGGCCCGACAG GTAAAGAGAACAACTGGCCTCCACTTCCCAGAAGCTTCCCCATCAAACCCTGTTTCTATCAGGACTTCTCAGAGGAAATCCCCCTAGAGTATCAGAGAGTCTGCAAGATGATGTATTATCTCTGGATGT TCAACTGTGTGACTCTGTTCCTCAATCTGCTGGCTTGTCTGGCGTACTTCACCATCGGCACGAACTATGGTGTGGATTTTGGCCTCTCTATTCTCTGGCTCGTCCTGTTCGCTCCCTGCTCCTTCCTCTGCTGGTACCGGCCCGTCTACAAGGCCTTCAA GACTGACAGCTCcttcagcttcttcttcttcttcttcgtgtTTTTCTGCCAAGTGGTGATCTTCATCATCCAGTCTGTAGGCATCCCCGGCTGGGGGAACAG TGGCTGGATCAGTGCCTTCAGCGTCATCAGGGAATATAAGGCAGTGGGAGCCATCATGATCATAGTGGCCATCCTCTTCACCATGTGCGCCGTGCTGTCTGTCATCCTGCTCAAGATG GTCCACAGCATGTACCGCCGGACAGGAGCCAGTTTCCAGAAGGCCCAGCAGGAATTCTCGCAGGGCGTCCTCACCAGTAAAACCTTCCAAACAGCCGCCAGTGGTGCAGCTTCCTCCGCTGCCCAGGGAGCCTTCCAGGGAAACAACTAA
- the LOC120793831 gene encoding protein PML-like, which produces MQKSGSGGAEESGQSLVFFDLETTGLGQGCDIVQLAAVSGGHSLNLYVIPRCRMQRGASEVTGLRVRRQRLYLHRRLVLTNSLREVLVSFIAFLRMLGRPLVVGHNIRRFDCTLLARALDEMDLRAEFESSVSGCVDTLPLAREMLRGRCLRSFRQENLVRELLGVSYKAHDALEDVRTLRALYDVLQPTAELVCRHMFTLDTMESKPAGTAAKAKAPCKMPGQHFRQTLKVTESKAEDHNGEISGL; this is translated from the exons ATGCAAAAATCCGGGTCAGGCGGAGCCGAGGAGTCCGGACAGTCGCTGGTTTTCTTTGACCTGGAGACGACAGGGCTGG GTCAAGGCTGTGACATCGTCCAGCTGGCTGCAGTGAGCGGAGGCCACTCTCTCAACCTCTATGTCATCCCTCGGTGTCGGATGCAGCGAGGGGCGTCCGAAGTCACCGGCCTCAGGGTTCGCAGACAGAGGCTGTACCTCCATCGCCGGCTTGTCCTCACCAACTCCCTGCGAGAGGTCCTGGTCTCCTTCATAGCTTTCCTCCGGATGCTCGGACGCCCGCTCGTCGTCGGCCACAACATTCGGCGCTTCGACTGCACGTTGCTGGCTCGGGCTCTGGATGAAATGGACCTGAGGGCAGAGTTCGAGTCTTCGGTCTCGGGCTGTGTCGACACTCTGCCCCTGGCCCGTGAGATGCTGAGGGGCCGCTGCCTCCGGAGTTTTCGACAGGAGAATCTGGTGAGGGAGCTGCTGGGTGTGAGCTACAAGGCCCACGATGCGTTGGAGGATGTGCGGACACTGCGGGCGCTCTATGATGTGCTTCAGCCCACGGCAGAGTTGGTTTGTAGGCATATGTTTACTCTGGACACCATGGAAAGCAAGCCGGCCGGGACAGCTGCCAAAGCTAAAGCGCCATGCAAGATGCCAGGACAGCACTTCAGGCAGACATTGAAGGTCACGGAGAGCAAAGCAGAAGACCATAATGGAGAAATCAGTggattataa